A segment of the Dunckerocampus dactyliophorus isolate RoL2022-P2 chromosome 19, RoL_Ddac_1.1, whole genome shotgun sequence genome:
aacaaaaaaagagcagacTGACATCCACGTACATGAGTAATTTGGTTTTGGACAATCAAACCTCAGTGGCTGCTGCCGTTTTTTCTAGCGGGGCGTTGCTCTCCAGCGCCTTCACGATTTGGGCGGCTGAGGGTCTCTTCTTGGGGTCCTCCTCTGTGCACACGTAGAAGAGCTCTACCATCCTCCTGTAACAGTCGCCCAGAGCCTCGGCGTCCAGGGCGGGCCTCGTCCCCAGCCTGGCGTAGTAGGCATCCTCGTCAAAGCTCTCCTCCATCGAGTCCTCTGAAAAGGAAGATTTTTGAGTGTGGAGCATAAAAGTACGACAAAAGGGATACGATACCGCTACCTTTGTTGTTTGAATGAACTTTCCACAGCAGAGTAATAACACAACatggtaataataattagtCTATGTCTCTAGTTTGTTGATATTGTATAGGCAGTTTCCTACAACGTCACACTGAtcaacttttatcattttttcataataaaaaaatactttggCAACACTTGATCCGGCGTGTCCAGTAACTCAAGAGTTCTAAAGAATCTCACcttcaccctcctcctcctcatcatcaacCCCCGGGTTGTCCAGATGAGGCATGGCCAGGGTCATCATCTCCCACAGGGTCAGGCCGTAGGAGAAGATGTCAGCCTTGTCTGTGATGTCGCCGCCCTCCTCCAAGGCCTCCTTTGGGTTCCAGGGTTCTGTGCCGACGTACTCCGCCTCTGGATCAGACACTGACGCCGCCAGCCGTCAACCACAAGCGCCTCTTTGTCGCACACAAACAAGTGCAGGCCCTCTTCTTACCTCTCATGTTCTCGTCCAGTTGAAGGGACACGCCCACGTCGCAGATCTTGACCGCATCAAAGTCGCCCTTGATGACCACATTGCCAGACTTCATGTCTCCGTGCAGCAGCCTCCTCTCGTTGTGAAGATACTGCAGACGGTATCGTTAATAAATAAAGCAGCCGCTGAGGGGAGTTCCGGATGCCCTACCTGCAGACCCCGGGCGACATGAAGCGCCACTTTCTCAATGCGGGCGGCGGGAAACGCCAGCAGGCCTTCTTCCTTCCTCTTCTCGATGAGGTCATTGAGGGACTTCTCTCCTCCGAACTCCATGGCCAGACACTTGGATCCGTCCTTGGCCGTGACTAAAGCACGGAACCCTGGATGATCGCCACAATGATTTGTTTCTTCTTTAAAGCCATGCATAGCACAAGCTTTGAGTAGTTGTGTACGAGAGCGGCCGTCTACATTGTGTGCACTTCCACACTTTCACTGTGTACTATGTACCGTACACTGCGTACTTGCTTCTTGAGGCTGcagattttgacagtgtagtgctgtctcAAACCCGTTACTATTGTTGCATTCTTCCAAGAGACAATGATAGTATTATTTATCCGCGTCTTCCTTTTCTCTCCCTTTTaactgtgaattgcaaccacctGAGTTAGTCCCTCCTCTTCCcatacgtagccaagatggtgacGATTGAGGGTGGTTAGGTTCCATGGCTGCACACTCACAATTTGGGTTGTGTTGATTAGGGTTGGGTGATCATTTTTATGtaccaatgataagaaaatgacttataccggtataaatgatcatttaaaacGGAAAAAAGCAGAGCTGACAACGTGTTTTTCCTGCAACTGCGTGGTGTACTGTATTACACGTGTAcccacaaatgccgaaaaatGTCCTAcctcacaatgttaaaaaatcctttaaaaaGGTCccggatccagacggtgatctggatcaccccaAAAATGTAATAAGTCCTTCCATATCTCAGAATTCCtcaaaatttcattcaaatccattcagaacttttctaGTTAATTTGAACACCAGCAAACAGACAGataaacgctggcaaaaacataaccgccATAAAAAATGGCCTCAAAGTaaagttgacaataatatcgcttatctgcaataatttgaaGGACAATTATcctccagcaaaatttgttatggtgacaggcctagtgaAAGCACTTGTTCAGCATTCAAAGTGTGAGGTGTGGATGTGCACAACGTGGAACACAGCCCTGGTCTCACCAACAACGTTGGGATGGTTGATTCCTTTCAGGACCTCAGCCTCCTCGTTCAGACGCTTCTGGTAAAGTTGCACCTGTTTGCTGGCGCATTTGCTGTTGATCTTCTTGATAGCCCAGGGAGACGCATTCAGTTTCCCCGCTCTAGAATTCAACGTGTGTGGAAATGATCACTTGTTATTCTTGAAGCTCCAAGGCTGTCTTCTCACCTGTCCATGAGGTAGACGCTGACTCCTGTCCCACAGCCCAGCTTCTTCATGAAAGGAGAGGCTGGGATGTTGATGGgagttcctcctcctccacttccaAAGCTCCTCATTCTGGACATCTGGGGGGTCTTGAATCCCTCCATTCTGTCAAAAAGAAACCACACGGTTAAACGTCATCTGGCACCCCAGTGGCACCAAACATATCAACACATTATCAGCCAATATTGGCATGAAAAATGGATGTTTGTGGCACATAGAAATGTTCAGCTTTACGAATTGTATCGTTGCTGTTGATAGTAGAACACGTTAgaatagttgactattggttaagatttttttttaatgagtattttgttgagacaaataaaaaaaaacactttttctaaGTTGTATTTCATATCGTAGTATTGGTCACACTTtgtacaaacagtgtttatttgtgacatGCATTCAGTggtatcacagtaaaagaagaatcatgtgttcattcattacacaagatgtgacttaacattagtttgagggaacatatgctgccaatatcggtaaCGGCAATGAAgagctggacaatattggtataCCGTATTGGTAAGAAAGCCGATGTCAAGCATCTCTAGTGACAATCTAGCTAAGCAACGAGGCTTCAattaattgtgacaaatactGACTCCGTATATGTCTCCAAAGTAAGTATTAAGAGTGATAGAGTGCTGTCAAATATGCCATAAACACACCAAAATGACCAATACAACAGTAAGCATGTCATAGCGTCACAACAGCTAGTGCTAACTAGCAAGCTAACTTTTCCCTGGAAGAGTTACAATGACGAGTTACTGGTCTGCTCAGCGACGAGAAGTCATTTCACGGTGTAGTgtttaaacaaataaatggtTTTCGCGTTACTAACTACTACGTTACCTGTTTTTAACACCAACTCTTAGCTTCGACGTAAACTTATCACGAATCGCGCCGAATGTTCAAAAATATTGTCGACGAGACGAAGCAGTCTACGGGCGCCTCTTAGGGACACACACCGTCGAACGCAAACGAATGGAATAGAGTGCAGTACGCCATGGAGCAGAAGGTCTGCCAATATACACTTTGTGAGTCTTTTCCACGCTCCTGTTTATATACAACAACCAGTTTTATAAAACtacaatttttttatgacacatacctggttttgtttttagggaacttgaaaaatgacaaatctagtCGTTTGGATCGTCTATTAAtgactgagcagtgtgccaaggatgcaatgtttctggattctgatCGCCATCGTGGCGGCCAAACCAGCACTGGGCATACAACGGAAGTACAAGAACACTTGGCACACCCATTCCATTCTAGTGTCTTTTGTTGTAATACAACTCTGTATTAGTGATAGTCGAGtactgtagttgttttttttttactgaaccgCAACTCGTGGGTATTCGTCTcagttaactcgttcacttacccTACTGgtgctagctaaattaaaaaggaaacaaGGTAACATAGCATTAATTGCGCAACTGTTGCTTTTGTGTAAATGTATGAACcccgtggaaaaagcaacacatcTGCTCCTTGTCtgaaatcaactctcctttccacttcctggtTCTGTCCAAGCTGCTCGCTCGCAAACGCCGAGCAGAGCACTCGAACGTGGGAACTCGCGAACCTAGTCTCATTAGACGCATGAGGGGGCCGACAAGTGTATCGTCAAACTGACGTGGGTTTACGGATTTAATATGTCGGGTAGGTGGATTTGTTgcgcatgtgcgagtttctCGGGAGACGTCCACCGTAAACAgcactgaactctataactggaatggccccgTGTTAATTTTAATAACGAAacataaatgtagtgaatgaagatacatgtaagtgtatgcgtgtgtgcttttttgggtgaagcaagatggccgaccaatggcttcataAGGTCAGCAGGGACGCtccttccagtagtatagagttcagtaGTAAACATAGATAGACACCGCCCCGAGcactgagccgtacgtcaacgtcgccgccatattggatgtgtcaagggaACGCTGTAAATGATTATAAGAaaatacttactttcataaagcgcctttctacaaataaattccagttaattcctctcgtttatacattcacacacgcactaatatactttaGAAACATTTAGGCACCAAAAAAGGTGATTATTTTTGAACAATTtgattttggttgtttttggcTTTACCACCGGAGGCCGACTATCCTTCTACCTTACCGTAGTTGTAATACAATTTTGCACCACTAGATGTTAATAATGTGGATAAAGGTGCATTGATTTTCAATGTGGTAGATAAAGTAGCCAAAACAAGTATATAGTACATgcttaattataataattaagcatatattacattatatataatacaatatatagAAACTAAGCAGATTATAGAGGCTAGTGTGGTTTTCTGGCTTGGCAGCAGTAATAATAGTTGCAAGAGTGTCTTTATTGGCTGCACAGAGACAACACCGTCTTTCAGATGTCCAAATGTCCCTACATGTGTACACAGTCATTTTTTTGTCTGCACACAGCACAGCTTGTCCCCCTCTCAGTCCCCTTTGGCCGTGTCCGGGCCAAGTAGGCCTACAAGGAGCAAGAATGTGACAATGGGATGTAAATGGGAAGAATGTCTTCCCATTCATTCGGGGGGGGGATGAGAGCATGTTTACAACATGAAGACAGGGGAAATTAACTGGATGAATTACAGTTAAAACAATCATACATgtcacctttaaaaaaaaaaataaataaaaagagcaGCACACCTGCTCGCAActctgctgatgacatcatcttgGGATGCCTTTTTCCACCTGCTAAAAACTTAGacgtttctttaaaaaaaataaaaataaaatataatcctGTCACACTAAGAAAACAGAGTCCCGGGGTGTACTATCATGATTTATTATGACACCTGGCTCACAGCCTGACACCCACTTGAAGTCAAAACGAGCAAGCAAAACATGAAGCAAGGCTCTGCGGACCATCGGCTACACCTGCACATTCGGCTTGTTGCTGCCAGTGTTGTGGGAATGCagttttgtaatatttggaccCGCTGTTGTAGCTAAATATGGTTGGCAAAATAGTAGAAATGATAGAGTAGAggacaagcacaataataaacaataatattcaGTCTTTGTACATATCTTGTACACATTAACAGCAGGCATTTGACGACCATTAActtttcaataccaaagacgtatttatacgtttttataatcccgaaaacgcccgatcccaaaggcGTCTTGTACGGCAAAAAGAgttgatgatgcaactgcacactaatgcatgtcacttttagagcaggtttaagccataaaaacgcccacaaggtggcagaagtgcaacTGATAAGAGCTGGGAATGTggatttgaatgaaaaaaacataacggcatgacaaaacatgacagcaaggaggaagcggAAGAACGTGGACGGGGGTAGCGTGCAGGTTACGCATTGTTGGGAAATTTGAacacatgcgcacgcacacacacgcgtgcacacacacagttcaattCCAAATGTGAGAATTGTaagtagttcatggtgttatatttgtaaataaattgttattctaAGTgaaatttatgcttgaaatttatcCTTTCacgaaaagctgtttttctcccttttttttagtcaggaactgatatttccctgaaacttacctatgttctactgctgattactaaagaacgcaaaaaggtagaaacagtcttttttttctgatgaaagacgggagtctaatctttcttttggtaatgtaggataatattgttttattcttAGCTGAGTGAGTATGATAAACATTTACTAGAAGTAGATAGAGTAGATAGAAAGAATGTTTCATTAACTTGTTAACTGAATGAATGAGCATTTATTTAAGTGGTTATAGAAACACAAAGATTAAGTGCATTCACATAATCAGCAGTCAGATACGGTCACAGAGTGGGGCAAGTGGGTCAAAGATAGGACGTACTATGCTGGGAGTGCATGTGCTATTTTGTAGAGTCCTACCACGTCAGCTGAGCTGGAATTTTCAGATGTGGTCATCACACACCTATCACCAAATAATGCGAGGGATAAGATGTCTTGGGCTACCGTGGCGCCGATGGTCTGAGGAAGACAACTACAAAAGGCAGAGGCGACTATCGATCAGGGCTGACTCTCTCCTTCTGGTCAGGAGGCCGCTGGAGGACAGACATTAGCCGCGGCGCTACAGAAAGATCGCTGTCCTATTCTGTCTGACACATTTTCAATACATTCTGCAATCCTTGTTAATTGGAATGTGAGTCTTATTCCTTCTCATGATTGGAGATTAACGAACACGCAAGGGGAGGTGAAATTTATTTAACAGAGTGTTCCTTGAGACCTCATTAGGCtgcggagaatttcatctccaagagtacattccatgtttatatgtgtgccttgaaagatcagtcaaaattgtctaaaatggcctgaaaactggctgggattgaatgagttaatgatcaGGTGGTTTAAAAGtaatcacaaaaataaaacttgtgGAGAGCGTGTTTGTTCAGTCGTTTGTTATTTAGCAAAACTTCATTTGCATTTAAGTGGTTGGGAGGCCAAGCCAAAAGGTCCTGACAAACCCCCCGctcaaattaatttatttattcatttttaattcatgttaattgttttttttgtattttattaggcctgtcaaatgattcaaagGTTGAATCAGGTAAATCACATTTTGCAAATCAGGATTAGCggtaatcaccatttgcaaatatgtctgaaatatgcccattttattggaagaaagatttaaaaaaaaacaggacaggattatgtatatttgtatgtaataagagctccaaatgaactgaacatttaaatcaagctaaaagatagcacacatgtctgataatctatttgcctaacatGACTTTCTTTattagtagcacaacatttgaatcccactttgaccttgttattatgagccaggaagggttgcgttcaaagacaccacgtaacttaatttgaattcacgttttgagtttattttctgggatttccaagcatacttaaagGCAGCAAATTGTTTTTCCCTGTTAAGATTTACAAAGTAAGTGATGAGATTATCCACTTACCGTTTTTCtatgtctttttgtttatttgcaccacacatacacgcataatgaagagtccctgaatgcacctcgtggTTGTCTGTGAGGAATGAGGaagacacttatataaacacttagcactatcatactaggtgttagcatgctaacattagcatgttagcattgttaacatgctaacattagtataGTAGCAtctttagccattttcataggcactgttatgctaggtgttagcatgctggcgcatattagcattttttttgcagttttcatGAATATGAGATTAAGCAGACACCGCTATCATACTAGATGTTAGCATGCTGacgttagcatgataacatgatcatactaacatttttagcattttcaggTAGGCACATATACAAACAgtgctattatgctaggtgttagcatgctaacattaccaTGTTTGCATTCTTagcattctttaagtcattcaaacccttccatggtacattttcatggtcaagaaatctaaatatgtagataaaataaatgtaggactaatatttatggtgtagaTCACAATATGGCTGAACTAttgcacttggcggaggtctgcacttttgtagtattctgcatgtaaaactataattattgtctatactGTAGCTATatatttgtgttaacatttttgggtgtctggaacgaattaattggatttacattattttctatgggaaatcttgctttggttagagtccgttttggtttgagtgtgcccttctggaacggattcctgacgttaaccaaggcaccactgtacgtCCACACTGTTTTACCCCCTGTCCTGTAGCACCACATGCTGGATTGCACAACTCCTGCACAACTTGGGCCCCAATGCGAGTAGATTCTATAAATTCTGCACCTTTTCGGACACGTGTGCCCCCCTTCTGCAAAGTGTCATGGAGTTGCCAAGAAAAGGAAACAAAGGCGATCAAAACATTCTGGTTTACATGTGACGCTTATTGTTGACTGAATCCACAAAATGTATTGCTTTGAGGTTTTCATGAAGTAAAACATTTGCACAGGTTGGtcatgtggaagtggtcatCATACATGGAACTGCATGACGGTGCGTGTTCACCTGTTTAAACAAAGTCTACTTTATTATTTCAGCAGTGCGTATGCAGGGTTTAGTCGTACAGAATCAACACGTGGCAAAATATTTGCCCTTTCCGGTACATGTTGAACAACGTAATAAAAAGCACATGTATGACATGACACATGTTAAAGGTTGTCATATGTTCTCATGTTGAAAGGCATCAAGAGCGCTTGAAAGTGTTTGAGTTATTTGAGGCCCAAAGCCTCAGGAGGTTAGCAGGAGGCGACGCCGTGGAAGCGTCCTTTGGCTGAGCCCGCGACGCCTCTTCAGCACGCGAACACGCCGTTCCGCGAGCAAAAACATTCCTCCCATGGCCGTCCGTCCAAGTTGTCACGATCGACTTGGCTAACCTTCCTGAGAAAACACGCAGAGAAGAGCGGAGGATATCCTGTTTGTGTCCGCAGATACGAGAGGAGAAGCGCTGCGAGGGAGGCCGCCCGCGTGTTTGCTTTGGCCACGCTTGACGCTGCTTTTGTCGTCCAAAACTGCCATTTTTCTTTCCGATAAAAGTGGGCTGCTAGGAGACTCAATTAGAGGCAATCAGTCTGACATGTGCGGCTATGGCTAAGTGCTGGTGTCACGGTAGTAATCAgcataataatcagaataaccacaataataataacaataaggcCTCAGCTGTCTGCTTCACATGGACGTGACGTGCCCCCCCAAACATTAAATGTGAGCCATTCCTTTGAAAGCTGACCTTTAACACCCCGCCCCTTCCTCCACAGAATTCATACAAGCGTTGCATTGGAGTCTGACGAAGCGTCTCTTTATGCATCGCACTTCCACGGCGTGAATGAAAACCTTTGTGTCGGAGCAGGACGAGGACGTCCAACCAGCGTCAACATGTTCCTCACGCCGAGTGTGATGATGGTGGGTGCGTTTTTCTTAGGTGGCGCACGTCACTCCGGCGTCCTCCACGTGCCCGCAGTTGGTCTTGCCCCACCCAGAGAACTTGCACTGGTGGATGGCGTCTTCCGAGCCCGTACACGCCACGTCGTCCATCCAGATGAAACCCGTGCCTGCACACGACACACGCGCACAACAGACACGACACGTTGTCACGTCCTCTTGGGACTTCTAgcatttaaaatacaattataaaataaacaattacaaaaataaaaaatagataaaattatataaataaaaaataaaattataaaaatactgtatattacaagtATAAAACATCTTAAATACATTTctgtatttatgaaaaaaaaaaagtcctgatCCAAAGTACACCACATCAAGTGGCATCTATTTAAACATAAAGCacctgtcaaaagtttggagacaccttctcattcagcAGAATgcaaaagtgtctccaaacatttgactggtactgtacagctatagcagtggtgtccaaactacggcccggggccatttgcagcctgcagtttattttttattgccccgcggcacaaaatatatatattttgttcattttcactgcATCAAATCTTAAAACTTCAAATTTCAAGCCTAACCATTGacatgctttattattattatttgcatttttttaattttagattttttttgatagaaaaagcagaaaaatacacaatattttccaaatgctcagtcttttttcctcctttttctttccccatTTTTTCTCCTTTCCCCCCATGTTTTCccctctttttcttgttatttttttctttttatttttttgttccagtCTTGATCAAGCCAATAATTGATTCTGAtgcactattattttttttagggattttttttttacttgaaaaaagaaaagtggTTATAATTGGAGTCAATGAGACCAAATTATTCTTTTACGAATCACAAACGAATcgcaaaaataaaagtttttgGTGCCTCGATGGTTAAATGTGGAGTACCAGTCACAAGTTTGGAAACACTTTGTCATTCAATAGAATTCCAAAGAGTCTCCAATCTTTTGTATATTCATAGGAGTGTCTCctgatccaaagcataccacatcatgtatcatctccaaacttttgaccggcACTGTAGCCTTACAGAGGAAGCATGTTTCGGGCACGGCGTACCTTGTCCAAAGCGTCCCGTCTTATGGACCTCGGCCGCCGCTCGGTATCCCAGCATCCTGCAGACCACGTCTCCGTCGTTTTTGTCCCATACGTCATCGCACACCGTCCCCCAGCGGCGCTCGTGGAAGACCTCcacgcgaccctcgtgaggacccGAGCCGTTGACCAGGCGCACCAGAGTGTCCTCCACTGTGAAGAtgaacagaaaagctgcaaatgTTGACTGAAAAGGTTGAAATAATCAGCAGACAATTCTGCTCAAAGACAGAAggaaattcaaaataaaaaaaagcatgcagaacAACAAGaatctaagtcaggggtgttcaaagtgtggcccggcggccatttgcggcctgcggctgttGTAATATTgcattgtaaaaatagaatttaacaaaaaaacttttaaaaagtacagtacagtatcaaAAATCAATAGGGTTCCAACTCCTCACCGGTTTTGGCTCCTTGGTCTCCCTTCTCTCCTTTCATGCCTCGTTCTCCTCTCTCCCCTGCAGACACAACACAAGAGGATGGTCATGTTTACACAACAAACAGCAGAGGTCACAACTATGATGAtgatttttattcttttctttacGTTGTTTCTCCACCAGGGGCGCGTTTGCCAGTGTAAGCGTGGTGTAATTGCCTCCTAAAAACAGCATCAAGTGTATGAATGAGAGTAGAAGTCAGAGGCTGCTACAGGAGCGTCACTTGCAAATGAAACTTGCTCTGATTAGCGGTTGAATTGCCCAGTCAGCATTTTCTTCCAGCTCATTTTCACCTAGGAGCTCTATTTCTGTTGCCACGAAACCACCAGCGGGCTTTAATGTGATTTCTTCTCACTGTGGCCCTACTCCTAATGTGGTCGCCTACAAGCCACGGCATCACCCGCCCTTCCTGGCACGTCGGGCGGGTGCCATTTCCAGCAGCACCACATCCTTAACCACTTCATCACGTTTAACTTCAATCAAACTCAACCCAAAACTCTTTCGTTAGCTGCAACGGGCCGCAGCGCAATCTTTTTTCACTCAAATACCTCTTGTGGAATATTCTTTCCAGCCATGTAACCCCTAACCCAGGGGTGCCCAACGTGCAtctcaggggccatttgcagcaaaaATGTGTGCATTGCCATTTGCTTTGAGGTCcttggtccttgaatgcaccataggtGTGTGCTGTGACATGCAAAGGTTCTGAAGTGGCGTTCAGCTCCTTCTTCCAGAACAAGTTGACATGTGCATTACATGCTAAACTcatctgccagggaaaagtgtaagatactcttctcctgttccatacatttgatttgacttcatttgatgtttattgttatgcaaagcggccggaccggagcaggaggggacagagaagaagagaaaagaacacAGAGGCGGGAGTGGCGGGACAGGAGGAGGGACAATACAAAGAGAGACAACAAcacctgcaacaacaataacaaaacgacataaacaaacaacaggactacatcagcaaatgtctataaCGGTCATAAAGTCCATAATAGAAATAACTcaataatatcaacagccacGGTGATAAAACTGTATCGAAAcagtgaaaatattaac
Coding sequences within it:
- the pbk gene encoding lymphokine-activated killer T-cell-originated protein kinase homolog codes for the protein MEGFKTPQMSRMRSFGSGGGGTPINIPASPFMKKLGCGTGVSVYLMDRAGKLNASPWAIKKINSKCASKQVQLYQKRLNEEAEVLKGINHPNVVGFRALVTAKDGSKCLAMEFGGEKSLNDLIEKRKEEGLLAFPAARIEKVALHVARGLQYLHNERRLLHGDMKSGNVVIKGDFDAVKICDVGVSLQLDENMRVSDPEAEYVGTEPWNPKEALEEGGDITDKADIFSYGLTLWEMMTLAMPHLDNPGVDDEEEEGEEDSMEESFDEDAYYARLGTRPALDAEALGDCYRRMVELFYVCTEEDPKKRPSAAQIVKALESNAPLEKTAAATEV